Proteins encoded by one window of Actinocorallia herbida:
- a CDS encoding response regulator: protein MVTAGEDARVRVLLADDEPLLRAGVRAVLAADPGLEVVAEAGDGHEAVAGVLAHRPDVVLLDIRMPRMDGLEAAAELRRTAPETAVVILTTFSEDAYITRALAEGADGFLLKTGDPRDLLAGVRAAASGGVCLAPSVARRLVDGLGGERLARAARARDAVARLTPRERDVLALVAEGLSNAEIGRRLHLVEGTVKAHVSSILARLDAANRVQAAIRAHEAGLL, encoded by the coding sequence ATGGTGACGGCGGGGGAGGACGCGCGGGTCCGGGTGCTGCTGGCCGACGACGAGCCGCTGCTGCGGGCCGGGGTGCGGGCCGTGCTGGCCGCCGATCCGGGCCTTGAGGTGGTGGCCGAGGCCGGGGACGGGCACGAGGCGGTCGCCGGGGTGCTCGCGCACCGGCCCGACGTCGTGCTGCTCGACATCCGGATGCCGCGGATGGACGGCCTCGAGGCCGCCGCCGAACTGCGCAGGACGGCCCCGGAGACCGCCGTGGTGATCCTCACGACGTTCTCCGAGGACGCCTACATCACCCGCGCGCTGGCCGAAGGCGCCGACGGGTTCCTGCTCAAGACCGGCGACCCGCGCGACCTCCTGGCGGGTGTCCGGGCCGCGGCCTCAGGCGGGGTCTGCCTGGCCCCGTCCGTCGCCCGCCGCCTCGTCGACGGCCTGGGCGGCGAGCGCCTGGCCCGCGCGGCCCGCGCCAGAGACGCCGTCGCCCGGCTCACCCCGAGGGAGCGCGACGTTCTCGCGCTCGTCGCCGAGGGCCTGTCCAACGCCGAGATCGGCCGCCGCCTTCACCTCGTCGAAGGCACCGTGAAGGCACACGTCAGCTCGATCCTCGCCCGCCTGGACGCGGCGAACCGCGTCCAGGCGGCCATCCGGGCCCACGAGGCGGGCCTCCTCTGA
- a CDS encoding ABC transporter permease encodes MTGQTRAASAAEWTRLTTVRSTWWTLAAAAVVMALTCAQLALIHAGDNTDELTANDSGVTTVGAVAVDAFSMGQFVLFALAILFVSAEYANGGIRWTFQAVPVRGRVYVAKAAVLAPAMFVAGTVLCVLGGFCAYPLLGEWGTLDGLVGDSLAMGVYSACMGVVSLGLVFLLRSAAGALSALFVLLILVPVLAMEAESPVADALPSVAGTAFMTGASDPYPPAAGLTIVVAWTVAASLAAVYVLRRRDV; translated from the coding sequence ATGACCGGACAGACGCGCGCGGCCTCCGCCGCGGAATGGACCAGGCTGACGACGGTCCGCTCGACCTGGTGGACGCTGGCGGCCGCGGCCGTCGTCATGGCGCTGACCTGCGCCCAGCTCGCGCTGATCCACGCAGGCGACAACACCGACGAGCTGACGGCGAACGACTCGGGCGTCACCACGGTCGGGGCCGTCGCGGTGGACGCCTTCAGCATGGGGCAGTTCGTCCTGTTCGCCCTAGCGATCCTGTTCGTGAGCGCGGAGTACGCCAACGGCGGCATCCGCTGGACGTTCCAGGCGGTGCCCGTGCGCGGCAGGGTCTACGTGGCCAAGGCGGCGGTGCTGGCGCCCGCGATGTTCGTCGCGGGCACGGTCCTGTGCGTGCTCGGCGGCTTCTGCGCCTACCCTCTGCTCGGCGAGTGGGGCACGCTGGACGGCCTCGTAGGCGACTCCCTGGCCATGGGGGTCTACTCGGCCTGCATGGGCGTGGTCTCCCTCGGGCTCGTCTTCCTCCTCCGCAGCGCGGCGGGCGCCTTGTCGGCGCTGTTCGTGCTGCTGATCCTGGTGCCCGTCCTCGCCATGGAAGCCGAGTCGCCCGTGGCGGACGCCCTTCCGAGCGTCGCGGGCACCGCCTTCATGACCGGCGCCTCCGACCCCTATCCCCCGGCCGCCGGCCTCACGATCGTCGTCGCCTGGACGGTCGCGGCGTCCCTGGCCGCCGTGTACGTCCTGCGCAGGCGGGACGTCTGA
- a CDS encoding ABC transporter ATP-binding protein produces the protein MITLRDLTKRYGDVTAVDGLSARIEPGRVTGFLGPNGAGKSTTMRMILGLDAPTRGSALVGGRPYRELRWPLREVGALLDARAVHPGRSARNHLLALARAGGLPAARVTEVLETVGLGKAAHRRAGTFSLGMSQRLGIAAALLGDPPVLLFDEPVNGLDPDGVRWIRTLMRSLAAEGRTVLLSSHLMSEMQLTADHLVVVGRGRLLADTTVAALVADGRGVRVTSPDDAGLAALADRLPGARRTAPGTLHVADASVERIGDLAYELGVRLHGLAVEEASLEQKYMELTGDSVEYGVPA, from the coding sequence TTGATCACTCTGCGAGACCTGACCAAGCGCTACGGCGACGTGACCGCCGTGGACGGGCTCAGCGCCCGGATCGAACCGGGCCGGGTCACCGGGTTCCTGGGCCCGAACGGCGCGGGAAAGAGCACCACGATGCGCATGATCCTCGGCCTGGACGCCCCCACCCGCGGCAGCGCGCTGGTGGGCGGCCGACCCTACCGGGAGCTCAGGTGGCCGCTGCGCGAGGTGGGCGCGCTGCTGGACGCCCGCGCGGTGCACCCCGGGCGCAGCGCGCGCAACCACCTGCTCGCGCTGGCCAGGGCGGGCGGCCTGCCCGCCGCTCGGGTCACCGAGGTGCTGGAGACCGTCGGGCTCGGCAAGGCCGCGCACCGCCGCGCCGGCACCTTCTCGCTCGGCATGAGCCAGCGGCTCGGCATCGCCGCGGCGCTGCTCGGCGACCCGCCGGTGCTGCTGTTCGACGAGCCGGTGAACGGCCTCGACCCCGACGGCGTCCGCTGGATCCGCACCCTGATGCGGTCGCTGGCGGCCGAGGGCAGGACCGTGCTGCTGTCCAGCCACCTCATGAGCGAGATGCAGCTCACCGCCGACCACCTCGTGGTCGTCGGCCGCGGAAGGCTGCTCGCGGACACGACGGTCGCCGCGCTCGTCGCCGACGGCAGGGGCGTCCGGGTGACGTCGCCGGACGACGCGGGACTCGCCGCCCTGGCCGACCGGCTGCCCGGGGCCCGGAGGACGGCTCCCGGAACGCTGCACGTGGCGGACGCGTCCGTCGAGCGGATAGGCGACCTCGCGTACGAACTCGGCGTACGGCTGCACGGCCTGGCCGTCGAAGAGGCGTCGCTGGAACAGAAGTACATGGAGCTCACCGGAGACTCCGTCGAATACGGGGTGCCCGCATGA
- a CDS encoding 4a-hydroxytetrahydrobiopterin dehydratase, producing the protein MARLSEDEILGRLVRVPLWKRSGDVITRTVEAPSFLAGIAIVDGAAREAEDANHHPDIDIRWRNVTFTLTTHDEGSALSAKDFDLAERIDRVAREYSA; encoded by the coding sequence ATGGCGCGGTTGTCGGAGGACGAGATCCTGGGGCGGCTCGTGCGGGTGCCGCTGTGGAAGCGGAGCGGCGATGTGATCACCCGGACGGTGGAGGCGCCGAGCTTCCTCGCCGGGATCGCCATCGTGGACGGCGCGGCCCGCGAGGCCGAGGACGCGAACCACCATCCCGACATCGACATCCGGTGGCGGAACGTGACGTTCACGCTCACCACCCACGACGAGGGCAGCGCGCTGAGCGCCAAGGACTTCGATCTCGCCGAGCGGATCGACAGGGTGGCCCGCGAATACAGCGCCTGA
- the egtA gene encoding ergothioneine biosynthesis glutamate--cysteine ligase EgtA, with translation MSVSVEDVYEYVHGVCFKKGPPGTVGAETEWFVRDPARPLAPVPVERLRQAMAAPLPGGSRVTFEPGGQLELSSAPMAGPEAACAVLAADLAETRRRLPGLALVGLGVDPDRPSRLQVHDPRYRAMSAYFGDLTMMCSTASVQVCLDIGRDAAEAARRWRLAHLLGPVLVAAFANSPLYRGRRTGHLSTRQAVWSRLDRSRTTAPVGAVPETAWAEYALDARVMVIRRDDGWLGDPGLTFRQWIHAGSPSADDLRYHLTTLFPPVRPQGWLELRMIDELPEPYWRVPVAVVAALLDRAPDAAEHAAAPAAGLWARAARDGVRDPVLGRAAVACFEAAAAHLDGHLKQIVEEYAERYVVRGLCPADDVLKGEHAWTR, from the coding sequence GTGTCGGTGAGTGTGGAGGACGTCTATGAGTACGTCCACGGAGTGTGCTTCAAGAAGGGCCCGCCGGGAACGGTCGGAGCCGAGACCGAGTGGTTCGTCCGCGACCCGGCCCGGCCGCTCGCGCCCGTCCCGGTCGAGCGCCTGCGCCAGGCGATGGCCGCGCCGCTGCCCGGCGGAAGCCGGGTCACCTTCGAACCGGGCGGGCAGCTCGAACTGAGCTCGGCGCCGATGGCGGGCCCGGAGGCCGCCTGCGCGGTGCTGGCCGCCGATCTCGCCGAGACCCGCCGCAGACTGCCGGGGCTGGCGCTCGTCGGCCTGGGCGTCGATCCCGACCGGCCGTCCCGGCTCCAGGTGCACGACCCGCGCTACCGGGCGATGAGCGCCTACTTCGGCGACCTCACCATGATGTGCTCGACCGCCTCGGTGCAGGTCTGCCTCGACATCGGCCGCGACGCCGCCGAGGCGGCCCGCCGCTGGCGCCTCGCCCACCTGCTCGGCCCGGTGCTGGTCGCCGCGTTCGCCAACTCGCCGCTGTACCGCGGCCGCCGGACCGGCCACCTGTCGACCCGCCAGGCGGTGTGGTCGCGGCTGGACCGCTCCCGCACGACCGCGCCCGTCGGCGCCGTCCCCGAGACGGCCTGGGCCGAATACGCCCTCGACGCCAGGGTCATGGTGATCCGCAGGGACGACGGCTGGCTGGGCGACCCCGGCCTCACCTTCCGGCAGTGGATCCACGCCGGCTCGCCCAGCGCCGACGACCTGCGCTACCACCTGACGACCCTGTTCCCCCCCGTCCGGCCGCAGGGCTGGCTGGAGCTCCGGATGATCGACGAGCTGCCCGAGCCGTACTGGCGGGTGCCCGTCGCGGTCGTCGCCGCCCTGCTGGACCGCGCGCCCGACGCCGCCGAGCACGCTGCGGCCCCCGCCGCGGGGCTGTGGGCCCGCGCGGCGCGCGACGGGGTGCGCGACCCGGTCCTGGGCCGTGCCGCCGTCGCCTGCTTCGAGGCCGCCGCAGCCCACCTCGACGGGCACCTCAAGCAGATCGTGGAGGAGTACGCGGAGAGATACGTGGTCAGGGGCCTGTGCCCGGCGGACGACGTCCTGAAGGGGGAGCACGCATGGACGCGCTGA